One segment of Drosophila ananassae strain 14024-0371.13 chromosome 3R, ASM1763931v2, whole genome shotgun sequence DNA contains the following:
- the LOC123257343 gene encoding uncharacterized protein LOC123257343, with amino-acid sequence MENSNNNNNNNGQDLTSEVGSGHQPSALDGPWRALMELQNKNLIELVKAIKTTVPDAGQNKTVQLPKFNPDKSGANASSWCTTVEVILQENTLRSSALVMALSSALEGSASQWLSQVCYAEITWPEFKELFIQRFDTIETPAAMFLNMLSNRPTDGESLAVHASRMVTELTTKWRQMDNEEIAVSVTLALLASFDHRLQRLSFTSNVRTRVDLQSELKAFTFIKRKSGAMEHQAETYSKRQKQSPMECHFCGKVGHKMAECRFRKQQNQFATDKTQHGRHDVHHRGKSNLTCYKCGELGHISTQCTKKEVDRNKAFNREKRVEQCSVAVPKGCLNHRGQIFEITFDSGSECSLIKEKLSTKFSGKRFNNIVMLKGIGSNGICSTVQILSNVKIDDYCIEILFHVIGDDDMQNDIVIGREILNQGLDIVISSNQFRISKTKVVNLCTGNEPADIDTELEGQDKIKLHSLLAKYSNSFITGIPSTKVRIGEMKIRLIDPTKTVQRRPYRLSPCERDLVRDKINELLKCNIIRPSCSPYASPILLVKKKMVRTDFVLTLES; translated from the coding sequence ATGgagaacagcaacaacaataacaacaacaacggtcAGGACttgacatcagaagtgggatctggCCACCAGCCTTCAGCACTAGATGGACCATGGCGTGCCCTGATGgagctacaaaataaaaatttaattgaactaGTGAAAGCCATAAAAACAACTGTACCTGATGCAGGGCAGAACAAAACTGTGCAACTACCCAAATTCAACCCAGACAAATCAGGCGCCAACGCATCATCGTGGTGCACAACGGTGGAAGTGATTTTACAAGAAAACACGTTGAGAAGCAGTGCATTGGTTATGGCCTTGAGTTCGGCTTTAGAAGGAAGTGCTTCGCAATGGCTTTCGCAAGTGTGCTATGCTGAAATTACTTGGCCTGAGTTTAAAGAATTGTTTATACAACGCTTCGATACTATAGAAACACCAGCCGCTATGTTTCTTAATATGCTATCAAATCGACCGACTGATGGCGAGAGTCTGGCTGTTCATGCAAGTCGCATGGTTACCGAACTTACAACAAAATGGCGTCAAATGGATAACGAAGAGATTGCTGTGTCTGTGACCCTTGCGCTGCTGGCAAGCTTCGATCACCGATTGCAGCGTTTAAGTTTCACATCAAATGTTCGAACCAGAGTCGATCTACAGTCCGAATTAAAAGCATTCACttttattaaaaggaaaaGCGGCGCTATGGAGCATCAGGCTGAAACTTATTCTAAACGGCAAAAACAATCACCGATGGAGTGCCATTTCTGCGGAAAAGTGGGCCATAAAATGGCTGAATGCAGATTCAGGAAACAACAGAATCAATTCGCGACTGATAAAACCCAACATGGCAGGCATGATGTTCATCACCgtggaaaatcaaatttaacttGCTACAAGTGCGGAGAATTGGGTCACATATCCACCCAATGTACAAAGAAGGAAGTCGATAGGAACAAGGCATTCAATCGGGAGAAGCGAGTGGAACAGTGCAGTGTTGCAGTACCAAAGGGATGTCTGAACCATAGAGGCCAAATTTTCGAAATCACCTTCGATTCGGGATCGGAATGCTCGTTgataaaagaaaagctaagTACCAAATTTTCTGGTAAAAGATTCAATAATATTGTTATGTTAAAAGGTATCGGCAGCAATGGAATATGTAGTACTGTACAAATATTAAGCAATGTAAAAATTGACGATTACTGTattgaaattttgtttcacGTTATAGGCGATGATGATATGCAGAACGACATTGTAATTGGCCGTGAGATATTAAATCAGGGTCTTGATATTGTCATTTCATCAAACCAATTTAGGATCTCAAAGACCAAAGTAGTTAATTTGTGTACCGGCAATGAGCCAGCCGATATTGATACTGAGCTTGAGGGAcaagataaaataaaactacatTCACTGTTGGCAAAGTACTCAAATTCATTTATAACTGGGATCCCAAGTACTAAAGTCAGAATTGGCGAAATGAAAATTAGGTTGATTGATCCAACAAAAACCGTACAGAGAAGGCCATATCGTTTAAGTCCATGCGAGCGAGATTTGGTTAgggacaaaattaatgaactgCTAAAATGCAATATAATTAGGCCAAGCTGCTCACCTTATGCAAGCCCTATATTGttagtgaagaaaaaaatggtACGGACAGACTTTGTGTTGACTTTAGAGAGCTGA